From a region of the Xyrauchen texanus isolate HMW12.3.18 chromosome 39, RBS_HiC_50CHRs, whole genome shotgun sequence genome:
- the LOC127632899 gene encoding neurturin-like isoform X2, whose translation MKLWKFAAIALILCGAAIHLILFKATRSSRAPPLPPHNRASSSSLLSSSSSLFSPSNSSASAGSGGRQRRVRSAAEENSFVSEFMEMFQSFTEGELKQVIGTLVERKARREAQQSKRTKRAKKQTKPCSLREVEVTVSQLGLGYVSDETIVFHYCSGKCSASRRNYDLALAFMKRSRLLTREQREKARHSPCCRPTAYEENIFFLDNSYRYNTIHEFSAQECGCV comes from the exons ATGAAGTTATGGAAGTTTGCTGCCATCGCCCTGATTCTCTGTGGTGCTGCAATCCACCTTATCCTGTTTAAAGCCACACGCtcttccagagccccgcctcttCCTCCCCACAACAGAGCTTCATCCTCATCTCTGTTATCATCATCGTCGTCCTTATTTTCACCCTCCAACTCCTCAGCTTCCGCTGGGTCAGGTGGGAGGCAGCGGAGAGTCAGATCAGCTGCAGAAGAAAACTCTTTTGTCTCAGAAT TCATGGAGATGTTCCAGAGCTTCACAGAGGGTGAGCTGAAGCAGGTGATAGGGACGCTGGTGGAGAGAAAAGCCCGTAGAGAAGCCCAACAAAGCAAAAGGACTAAACGTGCAAAAAAGCAGACCAAACCGTGCTCGCTTCGGGAAGTGGAAGTGACGGTCAGTCAGCTTGGGCTTGGCTACGTCAGTGACGAGACTATAGTCTTCCATTACTGCAGCGGGAAGTGTTCCGCTAGCCGCAGAAACTATGACCTTGCGTTAGCATTTATGAAACGCTCAAGGCTGCTCACCAGGGAACAGAGGGAGAAGGCTCGCCACAGCCCCTGCTGTCGGCCCACCGCGTACGAGGAGAACATCTTCTTCCTCGATAACTCTTATCGATACAACACAATTCACGAGTTTTCAGCTCAGGAGTGTGGATGTGTCTGA